One Mangifera indica cultivar Alphonso chromosome 4, CATAS_Mindica_2.1, whole genome shotgun sequence genomic region harbors:
- the LOC123213745 gene encoding protein IQ-DOMAIN 29-like isoform X1, translating into MGKTPGKWIKTLFRGKKSSKSDFKGRDILKSANTGESLISSKVPVSDSLVAPLLISQPTLETGSRIGVDSKNGVAAELTDEGVNLLSAKGDGSLQTVIDLGSEKDPDRILHNQAATRAQSAFRGYRARRAFRTLKGIIRLQALIRGHLVRRQAISTLLCIQRIVKFQALARGQKVRRSDIGIEVQKICSQGVVLVDCSNSAVINTFTVAGKLSENAIIQKLLASSPSAMPLHLSYYPGEPNSTWQWLERWTKALFWQPHLQSKKNIQSKSQIKRGSSKTVETNSNVLKRNVRKSSLNTKNGSVRSTYESEKSKCNPRKVSTYPVDSVHEHPQNDFLKVKRNLRKNSSSTREATEQLEVDNEKRKLGPKKSSNAAVPDVPAHGNSDSFEKMINVSLSVSKHSDVDTALKLSEDDGPVDALPDHPAPDLQPTESNGKVENTQGTNDELNSKDHHISIKNQKNSQRRASLPAKIDHQENVLHSTPKVPIYMTPTESTPKVPSYMAPTESAKAKLRGQSSPRFSQDLVENNGIARRHSLPSSNGKPSSLSPRVTRLVQAAGKGVVRPDRSLTSSRDGGGVDAWILRMIYFISADRQGDPSRVEEVICSLSRKVNQRGETKMLSRIHLCLRIVEQ; encoded by the exons ATGGGGAAGACTCCTGGAAAATGGATTAAGACCTTATTTCGGGGAAAGAAATCCTCCAAATCTGACTTTAAAGGAAGAGATATTCTG AAATCTGCGAACACAGGAGAGTCATTGATTTCTTCTAAAGTGCCTGTCTCTGATTCACTTGTGGCTCCTCTGTTGATCTCACAACCTACTCTTGAGACTGGTTCTAGAATTGGAGTGGACTCAAAAAATGGTGTAGCCGCAGAATTAACAGATGAAGGGGTTAATCTTTTGTCTGCAAAAGGAGATGGAAGTCTTCAAACAGTTATTGATTTGGGTTCGGAAAAAGACCCTGATAGAATTCTGCATAACCAAGCTGCCACAAGGGCCCAATCTGCATTTAGAGGTTATCGG GCTCGCCGTGCATTTCGAACCCTCAAAGGCATCATCAGGCTCCAAGCTCTTATTCGTGGTCACTTGGTTAGAAGACAAGCTATTTCTACATTGCTCTGCATACAGAGAATTGTTAAGTTTCAGGCGCTGGCTCGAGGTCAGAAGGTGAGACGGTCTGATATTGGGATTGAAGTACAAAAGATATGCAGTCAGGGAGTGGTTCTG GTAGACTGTTCGAATTCAGCTGTAATAAATACATTTACTGTAGCAGGGAAGCTCTCAGAAAATGCTATTATTCAGAAG CTTTTGGCTTCATCACCTTCTGCAATGCCTCTACACTTGAGCTACTATCCGGGGGAACCTAACTCTACTTGGCAGTGGCTTGAGCGCTGGACAAAGGCACTATTTTGGCAACCCCACCTGCAATCAAAGAAGAATATCCAATCGAAGTCTCAAATCAAGCGTGGCAGTTCAAAAACTGTAGAAACTAACAGCAACGTGTTGAAGAGAAATGTCAGAAAGTCAAGTCTAAATACTAAAAATGGTTCAGTTCGTTCTACTTATGAGTCTGAGAAATCTAAATGCAATCCCAGGAAAGTTTCCACCTATCCTGTTGATTCTGTTCATGAACATCCACAAAATGATTTTCTGAAGGTAAAACGCAATTTAAGAAAGAATTCTAGCTCCACAAGAGAAGCAACTGAGCAATTGGAGGTTGATAATGAGAAACGAAAGCTTGGTccaaaaaaatcatcaaatgcTGCTGTCCCTGATGTTCCAGCACATGGGAACAGTGATTCTTTTGAGAAGATGATCAATGTGTCTTTGTCAGTGTCTAAACATTCTGATGTTGACACAGCTTTGAAATTGTCAGAAGATGATGGTCCAGTTGATGCATTACCTGACCATCCAGCACCTGACTTGCAACCTACAGAGAGCAATGGTAAGGTTGAAAATACACAAGGGACAAATGATGAACTAAATTCTAAGGATCATCATATTAGCATTAAGAACCAAAAAAATAGCCAGAGAAGAGCCTCTTTGCCCGCAAAAATTGATCATCAAGAAAATGTGTTACATAGTACACCAAAAGTGCCTATCTATATGACACCAACTGAATCTACCCCAAAAGTGCCTAGCTATATGGCACCGACTGAATCTGCCAAGGCTAAGCTTAGAGGACAAAGCTCCCCCAGGTTTTCACAAGATTTAGTTGAGAATAATGGTATAGCCAGGCGGCATTCTCTGCCATCTTCCAATGGTAAGCCAAGTTCACTGTCTCCAAGAGTAACAAGACTTGTTCAAGCAGCTGGCAAAGGAGTAGTCAGACCGGATCGATCCCTAACATCTTCTCGAGATGGTGGTG GTGTTGATGCATGGATATTAAGGATGATTTACTTCATCTCTGCAGATAG ACAAGGTGATCCAAGCAGAGTGGAGGAGGTGATTTGCAGTCTATCACGAAAAGTCAATCAAAGAGGTGAAACAAAAATGTTAAGTAGGATTCATTTATGTCTAAGAATTGTAGAACAATGA
- the LOC123213745 gene encoding protein IQ-DOMAIN 29-like isoform X2, which yields MGKTPGKWIKTLFRGKKSSKSDFKGRDILKSANTGESLISSKVPVSDSLVAPLLISQPTLETGSRIGVDSKNGVAAELTDEGVNLLSAKGDGSLQTVIDLGSEKDPDRILHNQAATRAQSAFRGYRARRAFRTLKGIIRLQALIRGHLVRRQAISTLLCIQRIVKFQALARGQKVRRSDIGIEVQKICSQGVVLVDCSNSAVINTFTVAGKLSENAIIQKLLASSPSAMPLHLSYYPGEPNSTWQWLERWTKALFWQPHLQSKKNIQSKSQIKRGSSKTVETNSNVLKRNVRKSSLNTKNGSVRSTYESEKSKCNPRKVSTYPVDSVHEHPQNDFLKVKRNLRKNSSSTREATEQLEVDNEKRKLGPKKSSNAAVPDVPAHGNSDSFEKMINVSLSVSKHSDVDTALKLSEDDGPVDALPDHPAPDLQPTESNGKVENTQGTNDELNSKDHHISIKNQKNSQRRASLPAKIDHQENVLHSTPKVPIYMTPTESTPKVPSYMAPTESAKAKLRGQSSPRFSQDLVENNGIARRHSLPSSNGKPSSLSPRVTRLVQAAGKGVVRPDRSLTSSRDGGDKVIQAEWRR from the exons ATGGGGAAGACTCCTGGAAAATGGATTAAGACCTTATTTCGGGGAAAGAAATCCTCCAAATCTGACTTTAAAGGAAGAGATATTCTG AAATCTGCGAACACAGGAGAGTCATTGATTTCTTCTAAAGTGCCTGTCTCTGATTCACTTGTGGCTCCTCTGTTGATCTCACAACCTACTCTTGAGACTGGTTCTAGAATTGGAGTGGACTCAAAAAATGGTGTAGCCGCAGAATTAACAGATGAAGGGGTTAATCTTTTGTCTGCAAAAGGAGATGGAAGTCTTCAAACAGTTATTGATTTGGGTTCGGAAAAAGACCCTGATAGAATTCTGCATAACCAAGCTGCCACAAGGGCCCAATCTGCATTTAGAGGTTATCGG GCTCGCCGTGCATTTCGAACCCTCAAAGGCATCATCAGGCTCCAAGCTCTTATTCGTGGTCACTTGGTTAGAAGACAAGCTATTTCTACATTGCTCTGCATACAGAGAATTGTTAAGTTTCAGGCGCTGGCTCGAGGTCAGAAGGTGAGACGGTCTGATATTGGGATTGAAGTACAAAAGATATGCAGTCAGGGAGTGGTTCTG GTAGACTGTTCGAATTCAGCTGTAATAAATACATTTACTGTAGCAGGGAAGCTCTCAGAAAATGCTATTATTCAGAAG CTTTTGGCTTCATCACCTTCTGCAATGCCTCTACACTTGAGCTACTATCCGGGGGAACCTAACTCTACTTGGCAGTGGCTTGAGCGCTGGACAAAGGCACTATTTTGGCAACCCCACCTGCAATCAAAGAAGAATATCCAATCGAAGTCTCAAATCAAGCGTGGCAGTTCAAAAACTGTAGAAACTAACAGCAACGTGTTGAAGAGAAATGTCAGAAAGTCAAGTCTAAATACTAAAAATGGTTCAGTTCGTTCTACTTATGAGTCTGAGAAATCTAAATGCAATCCCAGGAAAGTTTCCACCTATCCTGTTGATTCTGTTCATGAACATCCACAAAATGATTTTCTGAAGGTAAAACGCAATTTAAGAAAGAATTCTAGCTCCACAAGAGAAGCAACTGAGCAATTGGAGGTTGATAATGAGAAACGAAAGCTTGGTccaaaaaaatcatcaaatgcTGCTGTCCCTGATGTTCCAGCACATGGGAACAGTGATTCTTTTGAGAAGATGATCAATGTGTCTTTGTCAGTGTCTAAACATTCTGATGTTGACACAGCTTTGAAATTGTCAGAAGATGATGGTCCAGTTGATGCATTACCTGACCATCCAGCACCTGACTTGCAACCTACAGAGAGCAATGGTAAGGTTGAAAATACACAAGGGACAAATGATGAACTAAATTCTAAGGATCATCATATTAGCATTAAGAACCAAAAAAATAGCCAGAGAAGAGCCTCTTTGCCCGCAAAAATTGATCATCAAGAAAATGTGTTACATAGTACACCAAAAGTGCCTATCTATATGACACCAACTGAATCTACCCCAAAAGTGCCTAGCTATATGGCACCGACTGAATCTGCCAAGGCTAAGCTTAGAGGACAAAGCTCCCCCAGGTTTTCACAAGATTTAGTTGAGAATAATGGTATAGCCAGGCGGCATTCTCTGCCATCTTCCAATGGTAAGCCAAGTTCACTGTCTCCAAGAGTAACAAGACTTGTTCAAGCAGCTGGCAAAGGAGTAGTCAGACCGGATCGATCCCTAACATCTTCTCGAGATGGTGGTG ACAAGGTGATCCAAGCAGAGTGGAGGAGGTGA